A window of Desulfovibrio desulfuricans DSM 642 contains these coding sequences:
- the queE gene encoding 7-carboxy-7-deazaguanine synthase, with protein MSFAVKEIFYTLQGEGFHAGRPAVFCRFSGCNLWSGREEDRKFAKCPFCDTDFLGAEKSGGEFKNAPTLAQAICSFFPSYTHPGYRPYVVFTGGEPALQLTEELLQELGRYGVETGIETNGTLALPKGLDWITVSPKAGTKLVVTSGSELKLVWPQEGISVQDFEQLDFKHFFLQPRDYAGQSQATEDAVRICQDRPLWRLSLQTHKFIDIA; from the coding sequence GTGAGCTTTGCAGTCAAGGAAATTTTTTATACGTTGCAGGGGGAAGGGTTCCACGCGGGCCGCCCCGCGGTTTTCTGCCGTTTTTCCGGCTGCAACCTTTGGTCAGGGCGGGAAGAAGATCGCAAATTTGCCAAATGCCCATTTTGCGATACAGACTTTCTCGGGGCCGAGAAATCGGGCGGAGAATTCAAAAACGCCCCTACGCTGGCCCAGGCGATCTGCTCTTTTTTCCCCAGCTATACGCATCCGGGCTATCGGCCTTACGTGGTCTTCACAGGTGGGGAGCCTGCCCTGCAACTTACGGAAGAATTGTTGCAGGAGTTGGGCCGCTACGGTGTGGAAACAGGAATAGAAACCAACGGGACGCTCGCCCTGCCCAAAGGCCTGGACTGGATTACGGTCAGCCCCAAGGCGGGAACGAAACTGGTTGTTACATCCGGGAGCGAGCTAAAGCTCGTCTGGCCTCAAGAGGGCATCTCCGTACAGGATTTTGAGCAACTGGATTTCAAACATTTTTTTCTGCAACCGCGCGATTATGCAGGTCAGTCACAGGCAACAGAAGATGCTGTCAGAATCTGCCAGGATCGCCCGCTGTGGAGGCTCAGCCTCCAGACGCACAAGTTTATCGACATTGCTTAG
- a CDS encoding YcaO-like family protein: MNEQLPIITLTPCPKGYTRDLDKTMSPAQTIARVRERLDSSRLDILSKTRRVDVGRLGIPVFLSVCGADARRIMPTRKQMGKGSSAEQAEASALMELMERFAFFSFWEERPHMVSATWSEAEARFGNDLLSIEAMLRSVDDTLSPQDARRVLDLTHWQFYPATRLLDGKTVWLPLDWFKLLGEFNGTSAGNSREESLLQGLSELIERHVCCRVDRNLPTTPTIDPASCAFDPVLAELLAAFEREGIRIVLKDFSQGMPLPTVAAVAWDPKTFPDSSEIIYTAGTAASPAKAAIRAVTEVAQLAGDFCTRACYEASGLSKYTALEQINWLIEGPTVSLASLPTVENADIREELLTALRGLAPLELYAVETTHPRLGIPTHYSIVPGLHFRERDRNQSLGLFVGRKLVEEADAETVLHGLKVLESCYPGAHFLPFFEGMLALRAEDFNTARSAFAAAVPLQPDADSQALASFYLGYTDTLECRWQEALPALAAAARLCPDMKEYGNLLGVAHFKTGDYAKAAEAFKAVLRVDKGSAMDLANLGLCEKFMGNAGQAREYLSAALELDASLDFARNHLAELEGQAN, from the coding sequence ATGAACGAGCAGTTGCCCATTATAACTCTGACCCCCTGCCCCAAGGGCTACACGCGCGATCTGGACAAAACCATGAGCCCCGCGCAGACCATTGCCCGCGTTCGCGAGCGGCTGGATTCCTCCCGCCTCGACATTTTGTCAAAAACGCGCCGCGTGGACGTAGGCAGGCTTGGCATACCCGTGTTCCTGAGCGTGTGCGGGGCCGATGCCCGGCGCATCATGCCCACCCGCAAACAGATGGGCAAAGGCTCCTCCGCCGAACAGGCCGAAGCTTCGGCCCTTATGGAACTGATGGAGCGTTTTGCCTTTTTCAGCTTTTGGGAAGAACGCCCCCACATGGTCAGCGCCACATGGAGCGAGGCCGAGGCCCGCTTTGGCAACGACCTGCTATCCATTGAGGCCATGCTGCGCTCGGTGGACGACACCCTTTCGCCGCAGGATGCCCGCCGTGTGCTTGACCTCACGCACTGGCAGTTCTACCCCGCCACCCGCCTGCTGGACGGCAAAACCGTATGGCTGCCGCTGGACTGGTTCAAGCTGCTTGGCGAATTTAACGGCACTTCGGCTGGCAACAGCCGTGAAGAATCGCTGCTGCAAGGCCTGAGCGAACTGATTGAGCGCCACGTGTGCTGCCGGGTTGACCGCAACCTGCCCACCACGCCCACCATCGACCCGGCATCCTGCGCCTTTGACCCGGTGCTGGCCGAACTGCTGGCGGCCTTTGAGCGCGAGGGCATACGCATTGTGCTGAAAGATTTTTCGCAGGGCATGCCCCTGCCCACGGTTGCCGCCGTGGCCTGGGATCCCAAAACCTTTCCCGACAGTTCTGAAATCATCTATACCGCCGGCACTGCGGCTTCTCCTGCCAAGGCGGCCATCCGCGCGGTTACGGAAGTTGCCCAGCTTGCAGGCGATTTTTGCACCCGCGCCTGCTACGAGGCCTCGGGCCTTTCCAAGTACACGGCCCTTGAGCAGATCAACTGGCTTATCGAAGGCCCAACCGTCTCCCTTGCCAGCCTGCCCACCGTGGAAAACGCCGATATCCGCGAAGAACTGCTCACTGCCCTGCGCGGCCTTGCCCCGCTGGAGCTTTACGCGGTAGAAACCACGCATCCGCGCCTTGGCATCCCCACCCACTACAGCATTGTGCCGGGCCTGCATTTTCGCGAGCGCGACCGCAACCAGAGCCTTGGCCTCTTTGTGGGCCGCAAGCTCGTAGAGGAAGCCGATGCGGAGACAGTGCTGCACGGGTTGAAAGTGCTGGAATCATGCTATCCCGGCGCGCATTTTCTGCCTTTTTTTGAAGGCATGCTGGCCCTGCGCGCGGAAGACTTCAACACTGCCCGCAGCGCCTTTGCCGCAGCCGTGCCCCTGCAACCGGACGCCGATTCCCAGGCTCTGGCCTCCTTTTACCTTGGCTATACAGACACCCTTGAATGCCGCTGGCAGGAGGCCCTGCCCGCGCTGGCAGCCGCAGCCAGGCTCTGCCCGGACATGAAGGAATACGGCAACCTGCTTGGCGTGGCCCACTTCAAGACTGGCGACTATGCCAAGGCGGCTGAGGCCTTTAAGGCTGTGCTGCGGGTGGACAAAGGCTCTGCAATGGATCTGGCCAACCTCGGCCTGTGCGAAAAATTCATGGGCAATGCCGGGCAGGCCCGCGAATATCTGAGCGCCGCACTGGAGCTTGACGCCAGCCTGGATTTTGCCCGCAATCATCTCGCAGAGCTGGAAGGACAGGCGAACTGA
- a CDS encoding class I SAM-dependent methyltransferase, with product MSDPQCTPLSPEETSTSLSPAHATELETLLERIRTDFDVEFEPLHVDENPLQVLSIQNMSAHLDKLLQRKAIHDPLKDLPLWAKLWPGSFVLGRLLRKYEPQGKSLLELGAGCGALSLVAARYGFARVVLSDVVEQALRFARANVLRNGLGDQIEVTHVDVTAPGRDPRFASGFDIIAASEILYLDDLHRPLVKFVDRHLAPGGKAFFCTDVARAKPHFGKIAAKTFKITEGRIGVKSHDENGEEQRRLYSILILERP from the coding sequence ATGTCTGACCCCCAGTGCACGCCTCTGTCACCCGAGGAAACATCTACCAGTCTTTCCCCAGCCCATGCCACCGAACTTGAGACCCTGCTGGAACGCATCCGCACCGATTTTGATGTGGAATTCGAGCCGCTGCATGTGGACGAAAATCCCCTTCAGGTGCTCTCCATACAGAACATGAGCGCCCATCTGGACAAACTGCTGCAACGCAAGGCCATCCATGATCCGCTCAAGGATCTGCCCCTGTGGGCAAAGCTTTGGCCCGGTTCTTTTGTGCTGGGCCGCCTGCTGCGCAAGTACGAACCGCAGGGCAAAAGCCTGCTGGAGCTTGGCGCAGGCTGCGGCGCGCTGAGCCTTGTGGCAGCCCGCTACGGCTTTGCGCGCGTGGTGCTGAGCGATGTGGTGGAGCAGGCCCTGCGCTTTGCCAGGGCCAACGTGTTGCGCAACGGCCTGGGCGACCAGATTGAAGTCACCCATGTGGACGTGACCGCGCCGGGGCGCGACCCGCGCTTTGCCAGCGGTTTTGACATTATCGCCGCCTCGGAAATTCTCTATCTGGACGACCTGCACAGGCCGCTGGTCAAGTTTGTGGATCGCCACCTCGCGCCCGGCGGCAAGGCATTTTTCTGCACTGATGTAGCCCGCGCCAAACCCCATTTTGGCAAAATCGCGGCCAAGACCTTCAAGATAACCGAAGGCCGCATCGGCGTTAAATCCCACGATGAAAACGGCGAAGAACAGCGCCGTCTGTACAGCATTCTGATTCTGGAGCGGCCATGA
- a CDS encoding 50S ribosomal protein L11 methyltransferase: MKQIFRLEMVVAEEDADRATGLLTLGVPFGWEEETLPTGETRFRVHCENPEFINNLQSDLQARIPAAEYTLTTLEDQDWLAAWRQFFTPVPCGNRFVVLPPWLADSNDFPGREKIVIEPKSAFGTGHHATTALCLTVLSELVEAGRVKPGQHFLDLGTGSGVLGIACCKSGLTGEGYDIDMLAVENAIENRQINGIEGFEVGLGSIDALEGRTYDLVLANILARPLIDLAQRIVWACKPGACLVLSGLLEIQADSVEEAYMAQCLPKPRRVIDGEWCALVWD; encoded by the coding sequence ATGAAGCAGATTTTTCGTTTGGAAATGGTTGTGGCCGAAGAAGATGCAGACCGCGCCACCGGCTTGCTGACCTTGGGTGTGCCCTTTGGCTGGGAAGAAGAAACCCTGCCCACTGGTGAAACCCGCTTTCGCGTGCATTGCGAAAACCCCGAATTCATCAACAACCTGCAAAGCGACCTTCAGGCCCGCATTCCCGCTGCGGAATACACCCTGACCACGCTTGAGGATCAGGACTGGCTGGCAGCATGGCGGCAGTTTTTTACGCCTGTGCCCTGCGGCAACCGTTTTGTGGTGCTGCCCCCCTGGCTTGCCGACAGCAATGATTTTCCTGGCCGGGAAAAGATTGTTATCGAGCCCAAGAGCGCGTTTGGTACGGGCCATCATGCCACCACGGCCCTGTGCCTCACCGTGCTGAGCGAGCTTGTGGAAGCCGGGCGCGTCAAGCCGGGCCAGCATTTTCTGGACCTCGGCACTGGCTCGGGCGTGCTTGGCATTGCCTGCTGCAAGAGCGGCCTGACCGGTGAAGGTTACGACATCGACATGCTCGCCGTGGAAAATGCCATTGAAAACAGGCAGATCAACGGAATCGAGGGCTTTGAAGTGGGCCTTGGCAGCATAGACGCGCTCGAAGGCCGTACCTATGATCTGGTGCTGGCAAATATTCTGGCCCGCCCGCTGATTGATCTTGCCCAGCGCATTGTGTGGGCCTGCAAGCCCGGCGCATGCCTGGTGCTCTCCGGCCTGCTTGAAATTCAGGCCGACAGCGTGGAAGAAGCCTACATGGCCCAATGCCTGCCCAAGCCCCGCCGCGTTATTGACGGCGAGTGGTGCGCGCTGGTCTGGGATTAG
- a CDS encoding M23 family metallopeptidase, whose protein sequence is MSKFLSRLALGALCIALGCPPTELVAEGASVAPAADSAKPATELAAEPSAGQPDSPESKAGQTDAQKTSASSQHAAPESSPAIPESAHPGSAANAEVCRSLPPLRELITSPFGNRRMPGWLSRRGVVMRDHGGVDIRAHMGWPVTAFKPGTVIRAGENGPLGISVDIRQEDGMTARYGHMSKTLVKTGQRVTAGEPVGLVGCTGRTTGAHLHFGLLDASGKAVDPLPYLHSADEVLRPDPADIPPVIEAQSCGPVMRGPNGRPTRMGNTRMGNTRMGTTLKELDNYTPPPIPTWDQRR, encoded by the coding sequence GTGTCGAAATTTCTGAGCAGACTCGCGCTTGGTGCCCTCTGCATAGCCCTTGGCTGCCCTCCCACGGAACTTGTTGCCGAGGGCGCATCGGTCGCGCCCGCTGCCGACAGCGCAAAACCTGCCACGGAACTTGCTGCGGAACCCAGCGCGGGCCAGCCAGACAGCCCAGAATCCAAGGCCGGACAAACAGACGCGCAAAAAACATCTGCCAGCAGCCAGCATGCAGCGCCTGAATCTTCCCCAGCAATACCGGAATCAGCCCATCCCGGATCAGCCGCCAATGCCGAGGTTTGCCGTTCCTTGCCGCCCCTGCGAGAGCTGATTACATCCCCCTTTGGCAACCGCCGCATGCCCGGCTGGCTCAGCAGGCGCGGCGTGGTCATGCGCGATCATGGGGGTGTAGACATCCGCGCGCACATGGGCTGGCCTGTCACGGCCTTCAAGCCCGGCACAGTCATCCGCGCTGGAGAAAACGGCCCACTGGGCATCTCCGTTGACATCCGACAGGAAGACGGCATGACGGCGCGCTACGGGCACATGTCAAAAACTCTGGTAAAAACCGGGCAGCGCGTTACCGCAGGCGAACCCGTGGGGCTTGTGGGGTGCACCGGCAGAACCACCGGGGCCCACCTGCACTTTGGCCTGCTGGACGCCTCCGGCAAAGCCGTTGATCCTCTGCCCTATCTGCATTCTGCTGATGAAGTGCTGCGCCCCGACCCGGCGGACATACCGCCTGTCATTGAAGCGCAGTCTTGCGGGCCTGTGATGCGCGGCCCCAACGGACGCCCTACCCGCATGGGCAATACGCGCATGGGCAATACGCGCATGGGCACTACGCTGAAAGAGCTCGACAACTACACTCCGCCGCCCATCCCCACCTGGGATCAGCGCCGATAG
- a CDS encoding pirin family protein has protein sequence MQLRSITGDVTGRPTIDGAGVRLVRVLGSPTVKTFDPFLMLDAFDSVNPEDYVKGFPMHPHRGIETFTYLVNGVIEHKDSLGNAGVIRDGGCQWMTAGSGILHQEMPLASPRMLGLQLWINLPATHKMTDPKYRDITIDMVPRVEEEAASVAVVAGEYKGVEGAARGDYVDVRFLDVRLKPGARWQVETNPAHTVFAYLYAGDCFLMEGREPMLARHAYLLGDGDTVAFEGGEEECRFVLVSGAPLREPVAWGGPIVMNTDEELMQAYFEIEEGRFIKHWLPSAQD, from the coding sequence ATGCAGTTACGATCCATCACCGGAGACGTCACGGGGCGTCCCACTATTGATGGCGCAGGTGTGCGCCTTGTGCGCGTGCTTGGTTCGCCCACAGTCAAAACATTTGATCCCTTTCTTATGCTTGATGCCTTTGATTCCGTAAATCCGGAGGATTACGTAAAGGGTTTTCCCATGCATCCTCACCGGGGCATTGAAACCTTCACCTATCTTGTGAATGGCGTCATTGAACACAAGGACAGCCTGGGCAATGCTGGCGTTATCCGCGATGGCGGCTGCCAGTGGATGACCGCCGGGAGCGGTATTCTGCATCAGGAGATGCCCCTTGCCTCGCCGCGCATGCTCGGTCTGCAACTCTGGATCAATCTGCCAGCCACGCACAAGATGACCGATCCCAAGTACCGCGACATCACCATTGACATGGTGCCGCGTGTTGAGGAAGAGGCCGCTTCCGTGGCCGTGGTCGCGGGTGAATACAAGGGCGTTGAAGGCGCTGCCAGGGGCGACTATGTGGACGTGCGTTTTCTTGACGTGCGGCTCAAACCCGGGGCGCGCTGGCAGGTGGAGACCAACCCCGCCCACACTGTTTTTGCCTATCTGTATGCTGGCGACTGCTTCTTGATGGAGGGCAGGGAGCCGATGCTGGCCCGGCACGCCTACCTGCTGGGCGATGGGGACACCGTGGCCTTTGAAGGCGGCGAAGAGGAATGCCGCTTTGTGCTGGTTTCCGGCGCACCCTTGCGGGAACCGGTTGCCTGGGGCGGCCCCATTGTCATGAATACGGATGAGGAGCTGATGCAGGCGTATTTTGAAATTGAAGAAGGCAGATTCATCAAACACTGGCTTCCGTCCGCTCAGGATTAA
- a CDS encoding metal ABC transporter substrate-binding protein has product MSNCISVLFRKGKHHGLALLCTLLVTAFAVTGAFAAEPKVRVLATTYPVYLLTRAVAQTSPDVQVDLLIPPQTGCPHDYALTPKDMQKLSKANVVIINGLGMESFLEKPLAAAGKKIAVIDSSKGINAIVEEHDEDHDADHGKADAAHKDDHNPAAAAKGHDHAHEHGHDHGHDHGGLNPHAFSSPLQAAVMARNIGRGLAAAAPVASKNCPQVADAYAARLEALGQRLAAVGANAANKNVVALHDGMAYLVRDAGLNLVDVIQEDEEAQPSAARLLDLVKKIKEFKPVVLIGEPQYSDKPVLALAAETGVPAVQLDPLASGPSGAPLDYYETVMSKNIATLEKYFGK; this is encoded by the coding sequence ATGAGCAATTGTATTTCTGTCTTGTTTCGCAAGGGCAAACATCACGGCCTGGCACTTTTATGCACGCTGCTCGTAACCGCTTTTGCGGTTACTGGCGCGTTTGCCGCTGAGCCCAAGGTGCGCGTTCTTGCCACCACCTATCCCGTATATCTGTTGACCCGCGCTGTTGCCCAGACAAGCCCGGATGTGCAGGTTGATCTGCTCATTCCCCCCCAGACCGGCTGCCCGCACGACTACGCGCTGACCCCCAAGGACATGCAAAAACTCTCCAAGGCCAATGTTGTGATCATCAACGGCCTGGGCATGGAGTCCTTTCTGGAAAAACCCCTTGCCGCCGCAGGCAAGAAGATCGCCGTCATCGACAGCAGCAAGGGCATAAACGCCATTGTTGAAGAACATGACGAAGATCACGATGCCGACCACGGCAAGGCGGACGCAGCCCATAAGGATGACCACAACCCTGCGGCAGCGGCAAAAGGGCATGATCATGCTCACGAACACGGCCATGACCATGGGCACGACCACGGCGGCCTGAATCCGCATGCTTTTTCCAGCCCGCTGCAAGCTGCGGTGATGGCGCGCAATATTGGCCGTGGCCTTGCTGCTGCTGCGCCGGTTGCCTCAAAAAACTGCCCGCAGGTTGCGGATGCCTATGCCGCAAGGCTTGAGGCTCTGGGCCAGCGCCTTGCCGCCGTAGGGGCCAATGCCGCCAACAAGAATGTGGTGGCCCTGCACGATGGCATGGCCTACCTTGTGCGCGATGCCGGGCTGAACCTTGTGGATGTGATTCAGGAAGATGAAGAGGCTCAACCCTCTGCGGCGCGTCTGCTTGATCTCGTAAAAAAGATAAAAGAATTCAAGCCGGTTGTGCTTATTGGCGAGCCCCAGTATTCGGACAAGCCCGTGCTCGCCCTTGCGGCGGAAACGGGTGTTCCGGCAGTGCAGCTTGACCCTCTGGCCTCGGGGCCGTCTGGCGCGCCCCTTGATTATTACGAAACCGTTATGTCAAAAAATATTGCCACGTTAGAGAAGTACTTTGGCAAATAA